The Bacteroidota bacterium genome has a segment encoding these proteins:
- a CDS encoding transglycosylase SLT domain-containing protein — protein MKKYFDSLIIVGLTIILTRLLISSTSTAPEQYKSEFEKEYGVYALEMPNKIDFSGEIVPLEVDDIKERLDRELLVNTYWQSNTILLIKRANRWFPVIEPILKQNGIPDDFKYIAVIESGFLNLTSPSGAEGFWQFLDGTGKGYGLEINSSIDERYHVKKATQAACDYFKEAYSRFNNWTLVAASYNMGMGGVNRQLTKQHVSSYYDLLLSIETSRYVFRILALKEIFTHHDKYGFHFLASHLYQPYDTRIIRVDSTIDNLVEFAQANGSTYREIRIMNPWLQNNKLPNKSRKIYEIELPNKHSKRKKFFVHESLKVEKFIPEKKKKEEIEIPLVTKDSLIIHVVKKQENINSIAQKYGANIAEIQSWNNMYDDFVRKGQKIKIYLEKKGK, from the coding sequence ATGAAGAAATATTTCGATTCACTTATTATTGTCGGATTAACAATAATACTAACACGTTTATTAATTTCCAGCACATCAACTGCTCCTGAGCAATATAAGAGTGAATTCGAAAAGGAATATGGTGTTTATGCACTTGAAATGCCAAACAAAATCGATTTTTCAGGAGAAATAGTTCCACTTGAAGTGGATGATATAAAAGAACGCTTGGATCGGGAATTATTAGTAAACACCTATTGGCAATCCAATACTATTTTACTTATCAAAAGGGCCAACAGATGGTTTCCAGTTATCGAACCGATTCTGAAACAAAATGGTATTCCTGATGATTTCAAATACATCGCAGTAATTGAAAGTGGATTCCTGAACCTCACATCTCCCTCTGGTGCTGAAGGTTTTTGGCAATTTCTTGATGGTACAGGAAAAGGTTATGGTCTTGAAATTAATTCGTCAATTGATGAACGTTATCATGTCAAAAAAGCAACACAAGCTGCTTGCGATTATTTCAAAGAAGCATATAGCCGTTTTAATAATTGGACACTGGTAGCAGCATCTTATAATATGGGAATGGGTGGGGTAAATCGTCAATTAACAAAACAGCATGTTAGCTCCTATTACGATTTACTTTTAAGTATTGAAACCAGTCGCTATGTTTTTCGAATTCTAGCCTTGAAAGAAATATTCACCCATCACGATAAATATGGATTTCACTTTCTGGCTTCCCACCTATATCAGCCCTATGATACCCGAATTATACGAGTGGATAGTACCATCGATAATCTGGTTGAGTTTGCACAGGCAAATGGGAGTACGTATCGTGAAATACGAATCATGAATCCTTGGTTACAAAACAACAAATTACCCAACAAGAGTCGAAAAATATATGAAATTGAATTGCCGAATAAGCATTCAAAAAGGAAAAAGTTTTTTGTGCATGAAAGCTTGAAAGTTGAGAAATTTATCCCTGAAAAAAAGAAGAAGGAAGAAATTGAAATACCACTTGTAACGAAAGATAGCCTGATTATTCATGTAGTTAAGAAGCAGGAAAACATTAATTCGATCGCCCAAAAATATGGTGCAAATATTGCAGAAATACAGAGCTGGAATAATATGTATGATGATTTTGTTCGCAAAGGGCAGAAAATAAAGATATACTTGGAGAAGAAAGGGAAGTGA